TCTGAACAGTCAATGTCAATTTCCATTCCTATCATTAGGCCTTCACCACGCACATCTTCTACAATGCCGTACAGTTTTTTCTGTTCATTGAGTTTGTATTTAAGGTATTCTCCCATTTCTTTTGCTTTCTGAGTGAGGTTTTCTTCAATTATGGTTTCAATACTGGCTTTTGCAGCTGCACATGCAAGTGGGTTTCCACCGAAGGTTGCTGCGTGGTCTCCGGGTTCAAATGCGTCTGCTACTTCTTTCTGTGCGAGTACACCCCCTATGGGGAACCCTCCACCTAAAGCCTTAGCAACGGTAGTTATGTCTGGAGTTACACCGAAAAGGTCGGATGCAAACATTTCTCCAGTCCTTCCAAACCCAGTCTGCACTTCGTCGAAGATCAGGAGAACATCATTTTCATCACAGAGCTCTTTAAGTTCTTTTAAATAACTTTCTGGAGGTACTATAACTCCTCCTTCGCCCTGTATTGGCTCAACTAGAACTGCAGCTGTGTCATCAGTTATGGTTTCTGAAACTGCTTCAATATCACCAAAAGGAACATGTGTAAATCCTGGAGATAATGGTTCGAATCCCTTTTTGTATTTATGCTGGCCTGTAGCTGTAATCATGGCGAGGGTTCGCCCGTGGAATGAGTTTTCCATGGCAATTATTTCGCCGTTTCCTGTAAATTTCCGTGCAAGTTTCACGGCCCCTTCGTTTGCTTCTGCACCGCTGTTACAGAAGAATGCTTTGTCATGCGGAGAAACCTCTGTAAGTAATTTGGCTAATTCTACCTGCTCCTGTGTATAATAGATATTGGAGCAGTGAATCATCTTTTTAGCCTGGTTACATATGGCCTCTACAACCTTTGGATGTGAATGTCCTACGTTGTTTACGGCAATCCCTGCAAAACAGTCAATATATGTTTTACCTTCCACGTCCCAAACCACAGATCCCTGTCCCTTTGCAAGGGCTAAAGGATACCGTCCATATGTTTGCATGACGTATTCTTTATCTAAAGCCATAATTTCTTCCGTATTCATTAAATCACCTTTGTAATCAAAAACCCTCGAAAAATCTCTGATTTTTCGGGGCACCAAAAAATACTCCGCAAATCCTACGGATTTTCGAGAGATTTTTTGAGTGAGTATAAAATTTTATTATCTAATTGAAATTTATTTTACCAAATTAATTTGTTCTGTGCACTATTAAATCATCCGGAAAATTTGGAAATTTATGGATTTAAAAAATTAAACAGATTTTAAATTAAGCAGTATCATTTTTTTAAGTACATTTTAAAGACTAAATGTAGTTAAGTTCATATATTATATGATAAAATATTTATCTCAATATCTCGTCAAACATTAGTGTTAATGAGTTACCCGAAAGTATCCTTGAATTGGAATTACTTTCTAAAAATTGAATTTATACTTTTTAAAACTTCTTACTTGATTATAAATTAATCGATGGTGAAAAAAAAATGAAAAAAGCAATAATTGAAACTGATAAAGGGAATATAGAACTTGTACTTTTTGATAAAGAAGCTCCAAATACAGTAGCTAACTTTGAAAAGCTTGCAAAAGAAGGATTTTACAATGGTCTGACATTCCACAGGGTGATTCCTAATTTTGTCATCCAGGGTGGATGTCCTAAAGGAAATGGAACTGGTGGACCGGGTTACACTATAAAATGTGAAATAAACCCTCACAAACACGGTGCAGGGGCTCTTTCCATGGCTCACGCAGGTAAAGACACAGGCGGCAGTCAGTTTTTCATTACCCATTCTCCACAGCCGCACCTTGACGGAGTACACACTGTTTTTGGTAAAGTCGTTAAAGGAATGGATGTTGTAAACAAAATAAAACAGAACGACGTAATGAATAAGGTTACTGTCTTTGACGAATAACTTTATTTCAATTACTTTTTATTTTAAGATAATTAGACCTCTTATAAGTATTTAGAACGTGAATTTATTTGTTTTGATTGATTTTAGCGCGATTAATGGATAATATGTTTTTAAATATAAATAAATGGTTGAATTTTAAAGGATCAGCATGTTCAAAAAATTTATTAGAAACTTATTATATAAAATAAAGTTAAATAGAGCCTTATTTCATATTCAGGTGAAACTGTTTTGAATGTTTTAGAAAGAAAATGGCGGATATTATTTGCAATTGCTGTAGGAACCATAATGGTACCTATTAATGCAAGTATTGTTAATGTTTCGTTACCTACAATTACTGCTTTCTTTTCTACAAGTATAGCAAGCTCAGAATGGGTAATAACAGCTTACCTAATTAATTTACTGGGTTTTGTCTTATTATTTGGCCGATTAGGTGATTTCTACGGTCATGAAAGGATATACATGGTGGGGTTGATTAGTTTCCTTGCTACATCAATTTTATGCAGTTTATCCCCTTCAATAACTTATTTGATAATTTTCAGGAGCTTACAGGGAATTGCTGCTGCATTGATGATATCTGTGTCTTTAGGTATAGTTAAGAGCGCTTTCCCACTCAGTCAAACTGGTAAAGCTTTGGGTATATATGCAGTGGCCATATCTGCAGGTTTGGCAATTGGTCCCGCAATTGGGGGGTTAATACAAACATTCTTTGGCTGGCAAACTATATTTCTGGTAAATATTCCCATGGGTATAACCAGCTTTTTGCTTTGTTACAAAGTGTTAACAAGAGATGAAACTAAACCAGTTAAATTAGATATTCCTGGAGCAATAATACAGTATTTTTGCCTTTTTTCTGTAGTATACCTGCTTAATGATATTCAAACATCAAAATTAGATAATTTAACAATAATAATGGCTGCTGTGGCTGTAACAACATTAATCTTGTTTATCTGGAATGAGAAAAGGGCAGATGATCCTCTTTTGGACCTTGAAATATTTAAAAACAAAACATTTTCCGCATTTAACCTCAGCCTGTACTTCAACTATATTTGTATGTACATGATCCTCTTTATCATGCCTTTCTACCTGCAAAAGGTTTTATTATGCAATCCTGCATTAACTGGAGCTGTATTAACTGTTAACCCTGTAGTTATGATGATTTTGGCCCCTATAAGTGGGACATTGGCTGATAGGGTAGGTTCAAGACCTCTGGCAATTATGGGGGCATTAATAAGTGCTTTAGCATTTTATTCTATGACGTCCCTTACCATGTTCTCTAATGTCTTTGATGTTGTATGGAGATTGGCTCTTTTAGGAGTAGGTGCTGCAATCTTCCAGGCTCCAAATAACAGGGCTATTATGACTGTTATACCTGATAAGAAGAAAGGTCTAGCTTCTAGCATTATAGTGACCATGCGAAATCTGGGAATGGTATTTGGAGTATCAATTGCAGGTATACTGCTGTATACTACCATAAGCCCGGATGTTTTACAGCAAAATCAACTCTATAACCTGGCTGCATATAATTTTACAAGTGGAATGCACTTGATAATGATGTTAGGAGCATTTTTAAGCATAATTATACTTATACTTTCTCCAGTGGGTATCTACAGGAAGAAAATCACTGAAACTAAAGAAATAATTCAGGAATCAGATATAATACCTGCACCGCAGGATATACTTGAAGAATCAAGCGAAATAATTAACGAATTAGAATTGGTAAAACATTCAAAGGAATTACTTGAAGATTCTGAACTTTTGAGGTATTCAAAAGAGATAATTGAAGATCCAGCTATATTGAAACGGCCGAAAGATATTTTAAAGGAGAAAATGGAGGAATTGAATTTGGAGATCTCCAGGAAATGGTAAATAGCTTTGGAATTGGTCTCTTTTAGGATTTAAGTATATTATTTACAAAGATTTAGCTCCTATTTTTTAATTTACAGGGATTATAATAGAAAATTACCGTTTTTAGCATTTAATTAGATATTTAGAAATTAGCATATTATTAGGAATTTTTTTTATACGATGTCCTTATTTTTGATGTAAGTATTACTATTTCATCTAAATTTGCCCCGAAAGTAATAATAAAATCCAAATAGAAAGTATTATATGTGGAAAAACTATAATTGGTTTTTGTAATGGCAAAGGGCCAATTTGTATTACTTTGAATACGAATGCAGTATTAAAATCTATGTCAAAGTTTATAATTTTATATTTTGAATTTGATTTTCGGTGTCTGTTAAAAATTGAAAATTTTTGCACACCGCAAATATTTATTTGCCGTCTTTGCCATCTTCCTCCTTAAGCAGAGGAAAACTAAGAATTAAAATTAAAATGTAATGGTTTTGAAGATATAAGATATTTAATTATATTTTTTATATTGATTTCCATTTCGGGGGAGTAAAAGTGGAGCATAATTATTTGGCTGAATCTGAAGTAATAGAGAAACTTGTAATTTTAAACACAGATTTTGCAGGAAAAGGTTCCTGCATAGCATGGACAACATTTCCTTACAATGAATTTAATTTAAGAGTTGTAAAGAGTTGTTTAAATAAACTTGACTGGGAGAAGAGGGAATACAATTTAAACTATGATGAAAACCTGATTTTTGTTGAAAAAACTTTGTTATAGTTATTATTAAAGCACCCCTATTTTTATTACTTTTTCTATAAGTATTAAGATTCTGTTTAAATTGGCCATGAAAGTAATAATACCAAATAAATAGAAAGTATTATATACAAAAAGCGCTAATCTTTCTTTGTAATGGCAAAGGGCTGATTTAGTATTACGAATGGTTTAAAATACCTTCTTTAAGTATTAATTAATCCTTGCAAAATCTCTCAAAAATTGAAGAATTTTCGGAGCCTTCGAATACGAAGTATTCGGGGCATTGAAATCAAAGATTTCGAATGCGCAAAAACCTTCAGTTTTTGCAAGCTATGATTTTGCAGGCCGTCAACATGAAGTGTTTGGGCATGTGAAAAATAATTTTTTCACGGCTGCAAATCCCTCAAAATTCTTTGAATTTTAATAACTTTGATTTGCAAATATCAAAAAACATCAGTTTTTTGAAAGCCCGAAAATCCATGATTTTCGACGGTCTTGCCATAAGTTTCCCCCTTGATGTCCTTAGGACATTTGAAAAATTAACCCAAAACATACCTAAGCAATTAAAAAGTATAGGGCATTTGAATTTCGCTCAAATGTATTCTAAATGCCCTACAAACTTTTTGAGGGATATAATATGAATTATAAAGATAATGTTGAATTATTAAAGATGAAAAAATTAACAACATTGGATTTCGTAGTAGAAAAATTGAAAGAATTAGATTTTGACTTTGAAAGAAAATCCACCTGTGTTGCATGGACCACTTTTCCATATAATGAAGAGAATTTAGAAACAGTAGAAATCGCTTTAAAAAAACTCAACTGGCGAACTGAAGAATACATTTTAAATTATGATGAAAATCTTATCTTTGTTAAAAAGGATTTAGAATAAATATTTTTTATTTACCCTGGTTGTTGCATCTTTAAACCTTTTTAGGGATTTTTAAAGGATTTAGTAATAACATTAAGCTCTGCTTTCTGCTTCAAGTCTTAAAGGCCAATTATGTCAATTTATGATTTAATTGTGGATTAAAAAGATTATTATTATTATTATTATAAAATAACGCTTAAGATGTGTCTTATATATAAATAAATATTATTTATGTTCTTTTTTTTTAAATAATGTATATTTAAACAATTTTAAAGAGTCTTATTTTGTTATTAGTTTTGTATAATATACTTTCTTGATTTTACTTAACTTTTAGAGAATTTATTACAAATTGAACAATAGTTACTCATTTGGTAATAATTTCATGTGTTTTTTATTACTAAACTCCATAATTTGAACCTGAAAGTAATAATAAATGAATAATAAAAAGTATTAAATATTGGTAGACTTTAAACTCTTTTTACAAATTAAATGGAGGTTGGAGGAAAATATGTTTCCGAAACCCCAAAAAATAGAAAATTTTTTGGAGGTGAAAAGTATTAAAAAACAAGTAATATTACTAATAACAACATTTGTTTTTATATTGGCACTGTGTGGGGCAGTGTCTGCAGCAAATACTACTACTGGAGGTGATTCTGGAGGCACAATAAATTCAACAGATCTCAATAATTCTTCTCAAAAAAATAGTTCGTTAAAAGAGGTTAGAATTACAGGTCATGTTCTAGATTGTGTCACCAGCAAACCCTTTCCAGGAGTAAATGTGACTGTATCGGGTAATGGAAATAAATTAAGTGTTACTCAAACCAATGGTGAAGGTAAATATGAACTGAAATTTCTAAGCAATTTAACCCAATTCAATGTGACAGCAAGTTATACTGGCCATAAATCATCATCTCAACTGGTGAACACTACTTTAAACACATCAAATAATTCAATGCAGGGAACTGCTAATTTTAAGTTAGGCAAACCAAAGGCAGTTTTCTTATTTACAAGTTCTTCAGCAATATCAAATACGTTAATGAATGCATTAGATCAAAATACCCACTTTACAAGTGAAGTCTACTTACTTAAAAATCTCCCAGCGGGTCTCAATCTCACCAAATATGACCTGGTATTTATTGACTATTTATACACTTCAACACCGAATCTGGATAAAATAACTCCTTTAATAGAGGAAGCAAAAGCTAAAAATATACCTGTGATCATTACAACAACTTATTACATGTCAAATCCGACAAATGTGGATTCTGCAAAGCTTTCTGCTATTAGGCAGTACTGGACTAATCTTTCACCAGAAAATGCAAAGAATATGATAAAATATATCTCAGTGAATTTTCTGGGAGTAAAAGATACTTATCAGGCCCCTGGTACTGTAGTTAAGGTTGGTATTTATCATCCCGATGCGGATAAAGTATTTTCAAATTTAACCAGTTATCTAGCATGGTATAAAAAATATAATTCAAATAAACCAACAGTAGCGGTTATGTTTGGCCAGTTTTCATATAACAAAGCAGATACAACAGCGGTAGATGCATTAATCAGAGGATTTGAAGCAAAAGGGTACAATGTAATCCCATATTTCCTTGATCATGAAACATATCCTTTAGGTCAGGTAGATATAAACACGTTTTTAGTGTATAAAGGAAAATTCCTTCCAGATTTAGTTGTGCATTATCGTGCTGCCGGATGGGATATGATACGGTCATATAATGATACAATGGCTGAATTAATTTCCATGAATGTCCCTATTATCAAAGCACTGACCTATGAAGATTCATATGAAAAATGGCTAAATGCTACTCAGGGAATAGGGTCCGCTACATTTGCATACTCAGTTACAAACGGCGAAAAACAGGGTATAATTGATCCGATTGTTGTTGCAACCACAGAAACAGATTCTAAAGGTATAGCTCAAACAGTACCAATCACACGGCAAATAAATTGGATAATTGATAGATCAATAGCTCAAATAAACCTTAAATACAAATCAAATGCTAATAAGAAAGTAGCTATCATTTACTGGACCTCACAGCCCGGATTGAGTTCTGGAGTTAGTGCAGGACATTTAGATGCATATGCCAGTTTAGTGAACCTTTTACAGGCTTTGAAAGACAGCGGCTATAATTTAGGAAATAAAAAAATTCCTACAGCAGATGAACTTGCGGTGATCATCAGAAATCAGGGTTCAAATATTGGTAACTGGGCACCTGGAGACCTGAAAAAGTTAGTTGAAAATTATCCTGTGGTTTTAGTTCCTGAATCTCAATATTTAGCATGGTTTAACAAGCTTAACGCTGCTAAAAGACAGGAAGTTATTGATGCATGGGGCGAAGCACCTGGAGACATAATGGTTTACACTAAAAATGGTGTAAGATATTTGGTTCTACCTGTAATTCAGTATGGAAATATTATTCTCGCCCCTGAACCTTCACGTGGCTACACGCAGAATGGAGAGGTAATGTATCACAGCGGCACTATACCCCCTACTCACCAGTATCTTGCTTTCTATTTCTGGTTGAACAATGTGTATAAGGCTGATGCCCTCATTGACTTTGGAAGGCATGGTACTGTAGCATGGTTACCTGGAAAAAGTGCTACTGGTCTGGACTGTGAAAATGATTGGCCGGCTATTGTAAGCCAAGACATGCCTGTAATCTATCTCTTTACTGTTGAGGGAAGTGAATCTACTTTACCTCAAAGAAGACAGGGTGCAGTAATGATCAGTCACTTAATACCAACTATGACCATTTCGGGACTCTACGGTAATCTAACAACACTGAACCAGAAGTTGAATACATATTTCGATCAATCAACATCGGCATCCATCAAGGCAGAACTTAAAAGTACAATTTTACAGTTAACCAAGACTCTTCATCTTGATGAAGATATGAATGTGAACTTATCTACAATCAAGGATTTTGATCAGTTCGCTATTGAACTGCAGGATTATCTGCAGGAAATGGAATCAGAATACATCACGCTGGGGTTACACGTGCTTGGTGAACCTCCAAAAGGAAATTATTCTATTTACATGGTACAATCCCTTTTGGGTTACCAGTTTAGAGATTACATGAATGCGAATAAGTTAACTGATGATCAGGTATATTTACTGCTTGAAAAGGTTTTATTTGATAAAATGTCAGCTGAAGATGCTCAAAAATCGGTCTTAAACCAAACCAAAACTGATCTAACAGCTTATCTAAATCTGGCCATAATATACATGAATAACCTTGCTCTGGCAACTAACGAGATCAACAGTACTTTGAAAGCATTAAATGGAGGTTATATTCCTGCATTTAACATTGGAGACCCAATTACAAATCCAAATGTGCTTCCTACTGGAAATAACATGTATTCATTTGACCCTAGAACAGTACCTACCAAAGAAGCATGGAATATCGCTGTGAAACTGGTAGATGAAATGCTGTCTTCTTATTATAAACAGCATGGAAAATATCCAGAAAAAGTAGCGTTCATGCTGTGGGCTACACATTCAATTCAAGATAAAGGAGTAATGGAAGCTGAAATACTCTATCTTATGGGTTTAAAACCTACATGGGACAGTAATGGATATGTAAATGGTACGGAGGTAATTCCTAATCTTGGAAGGCCTATGATCGATGTTGTAATCACTACAACTTCTCTTTACCTGAACGATTATAAATGCGTCCTGGATGTACTTGATGCTGCTGTAAGATATGCTGCAACCATCAACAGCACAACAAATTATGTTAAAACTCATTCAGATGGTATCTATCAGATGCTTATTAAAAAAGGCTACAGTGATGAGGATGCTAAACAGCTTTCAATGTCAAGAATATTCTCTCAAGAACCCGGAAATCACCATAACCCGCTAACAGAGGTTACTCTGGGTAAAAGTGGGGATAATATGCAGGCAGTCATTGACACCTATATAAATACATTTGGTTATTTATATGGTTCAAATGCGACTTCCCAAATTCTTGTAGATCTTTACACAGCAATCCTCAATGGAACTGATATGGCGGTTTTCAGCAGAGATGTAAATGCTAACGACCTGCTTGGTGATGACGACTACTATGCGTACTTTGGGGGTTTGGGAGCAGCTATCACTAAAATAACGGGTACTGCACCTGTAATGGTCATAAATAATCTTGAAAATCCAGATAAGCCCAAAACAGAAACCCTAGCTGAGTCGATAGCTCGTGATTTAAGAACTAGTTACTTCAATCCTACTTGGATTAGTGCATTAATTTCTCAGGGACCAGGTGCAGCCAGTCGTTTCTTGGATATTACGAATCTGCTGGCGTGGGATATATTAAATCCAGGTACTGCAACTTCAAACCAGTTCCAAGCAATTTATGATATATATGTCAGAGATAGCTTGAATTTGGGGCTTAATGACTATTTCAAAAGAAACAATCCTTACACGCAGCAGGCGATCATGTATAACCTCATGCAGGCTATTCATTCAAACCGCTGGAATGCAGATGCAGCTACAAAAAGGGCATTATCTAACGCTTGGGCTGTTTCAGTAAATGCAAATGGTTTAACTGGTGATCCCTTAGATATGGATATTGTAAATGAAGCGTTACAAAATATGGATACTGTGCTTGTGGATGGAGTTAAAAGCAAACTGTACGCTTCCACGCAGAACCCTGCATTTGCAACGTCTAATCCTTCTAAACCGCAGCAGGGAGGATCCACTTCTACAGGTGGAACTTCATCACCAGGTCAAATTTCTAGCGGAGTTACT
This window of the Methanobacterium veterum genome carries:
- a CDS encoding peptidylprolyl isomerase codes for the protein MKKAIIETDKGNIELVLFDKEAPNTVANFEKLAKEGFYNGLTFHRVIPNFVIQGGCPKGNGTGGPGYTIKCEINPHKHGAGALSMAHAGKDTGGSQFFITHSPQPHLDGVHTVFGKVVKGMDVVNKIKQNDVMNKVTVFDE
- a CDS encoding MFS transporter — protein: MNVLERKWRILFAIAVGTIMVPINASIVNVSLPTITAFFSTSIASSEWVITAYLINLLGFVLLFGRLGDFYGHERIYMVGLISFLATSILCSLSPSITYLIIFRSLQGIAAALMISVSLGIVKSAFPLSQTGKALGIYAVAISAGLAIGPAIGGLIQTFFGWQTIFLVNIPMGITSFLLCYKVLTRDETKPVKLDIPGAIIQYFCLFSVVYLLNDIQTSKLDNLTIIMAAVAVTTLILFIWNEKRADDPLLDLEIFKNKTFSAFNLSLYFNYICMYMILFIMPFYLQKVLLCNPALTGAVLTVNPVVMMILAPISGTLADRVGSRPLAIMGALISALAFYSMTSLTMFSNVFDVVWRLALLGVGAAIFQAPNNRAIMTVIPDKKKGLASSIIVTMRNLGMVFGVSIAGILLYTTISPDVLQQNQLYNLAAYNFTSGMHLIMMLGAFLSIIILILSPVGIYRKKITETKEIIQESDIIPAPQDILEESSEIINELELVKHSKELLEDSELLRYSKEIIEDPAILKRPKDILKEKMEELNLEISRKW
- a CDS encoding cobaltochelatase subunit CobN; the protein is MFPKPQKIENFLEVKSIKKQVILLITTFVFILALCGAVSAANTTTGGDSGGTINSTDLNNSSQKNSSLKEVRITGHVLDCVTSKPFPGVNVTVSGNGNKLSVTQTNGEGKYELKFLSNLTQFNVTASYTGHKSSSQLVNTTLNTSNNSMQGTANFKLGKPKAVFLFTSSSAISNTLMNALDQNTHFTSEVYLLKNLPAGLNLTKYDLVFIDYLYTSTPNLDKITPLIEEAKAKNIPVIITTTYYMSNPTNVDSAKLSAIRQYWTNLSPENAKNMIKYISVNFLGVKDTYQAPGTVVKVGIYHPDADKVFSNLTSYLAWYKKYNSNKPTVAVMFGQFSYNKADTTAVDALIRGFEAKGYNVIPYFLDHETYPLGQVDINTFLVYKGKFLPDLVVHYRAAGWDMIRSYNDTMAELISMNVPIIKALTYEDSYEKWLNATQGIGSATFAYSVTNGEKQGIIDPIVVATTETDSKGIAQTVPITRQINWIIDRSIAQINLKYKSNANKKVAIIYWTSQPGLSSGVSAGHLDAYASLVNLLQALKDSGYNLGNKKIPTADELAVIIRNQGSNIGNWAPGDLKKLVENYPVVLVPESQYLAWFNKLNAAKRQEVIDAWGEAPGDIMVYTKNGVRYLVLPVIQYGNIILAPEPSRGYTQNGEVMYHSGTIPPTHQYLAFYFWLNNVYKADALIDFGRHGTVAWLPGKSATGLDCENDWPAIVSQDMPVIYLFTVEGSESTLPQRRQGAVMISHLIPTMTISGLYGNLTTLNQKLNTYFDQSTSASIKAELKSTILQLTKTLHLDEDMNVNLSTIKDFDQFAIELQDYLQEMESEYITLGLHVLGEPPKGNYSIYMVQSLLGYQFRDYMNANKLTDDQVYLLLEKVLFDKMSAEDAQKSVLNQTKTDLTAYLNLAIIYMNNLALATNEINSTLKALNGGYIPAFNIGDPITNPNVLPTGNNMYSFDPRTVPTKEAWNIAVKLVDEMLSSYYKQHGKYPEKVAFMLWATHSIQDKGVMEAEILYLMGLKPTWDSNGYVNGTEVIPNLGRPMIDVVITTTSLYLNDYKCVLDVLDAAVRYAATINSTTNYVKTHSDGIYQMLIKKGYSDEDAKQLSMSRIFSQEPGNHHNPLTEVTLGKSGDNMQAVIDTYINTFGYLYGSNATSQILVDLYTAILNGTDMAVFSRDVNANDLLGDDDYYAYFGGLGAAITKITGTAPVMVINNLENPDKPKTETLAESIARDLRTSYFNPTWISALISQGPGAASRFLDITNLLAWDILNPGTATSNQFQAIYDIYVRDSLNLGLNDYFKRNNPYTQQAIMYNLMQAIHSNRWNADAATKRALSNAWAVSVNANGLTGDPLDMDIVNEALQNMDTVLVDGVKSKLYASTQNPAFATSNPSKPQQGGSTSTGGTSSPGQISSGVTYASAASSTQSSQESQSGAGNQGQKAYEITKPETSSGSSEDTMLAAILGVILILGLIGAGYFRKDIPNLFKRK
- a CDS encoding acetylornithine transaminase translates to MNTEEIMALDKEYVMQTYGRYPLALAKGQGSVVWDVEGKTYIDCFAGIAVNNVGHSHPKVVEAICNQAKKMIHCSNIYYTQEQVELAKLLTEVSPHDKAFFCNSGAEANEGAVKLARKFTGNGEIIAMENSFHGRTLAMITATGQHKYKKGFEPLSPGFTHVPFGDIEAVSETITDDTAAVLVEPIQGEGGVIVPPESYLKELKELCDENDVLLIFDEVQTGFGRTGEMFASDLFGVTPDITTVAKALGGGFPIGGVLAQKEVADAFEPGDHAATFGGNPLACAAAKASIETIIEENLTQKAKEMGEYLKYKLNEQKKLYGIVEDVRGEGLMIGMEIDIDCSDIVTTARDQGILINCTAGNVLRFVPPLNIDKGQIDTVTCVLETILSDLS